The following are encoded together in the Zingiber officinale cultivar Zhangliang chromosome 8A, Zo_v1.1, whole genome shotgun sequence genome:
- the LOC122012552 gene encoding ras-related protein RABA5c-like codes for MEEEEGEGEEYLFKVVIIGDSAVGKSNLLSRYARNEFNPHSKATIGVEFQTQSMDIDGKEVKAQIWDTAGQERFRAVTSAYYRGAFGTLLVYDISRRSSFDSIARWLDELNTHSDTTIVRMLVGNKCDLETLREVSIEEGKALAEAEGLFFIETSALDSTNVKTAFEIVIKEIYNNVSRKVLNSDSYKAALSVHRVSLNRTAEEAQKQGMSKSSCC; via the exons atggaggaagaggagggggagggggaggagtACTTGTTCAAGGTAGTGATCATCGGGGACTCGGCGGTGGGGAAGTCGAATCTGCTGTCGCGGTACGCGCGCAACGAGTTCAACCCCCACTCCAAGGCCACCATCGGGGTCGAGTTCCAGACGCAGAGCATGGACATCGACGGCAAGGAGGTGAAGGCCCAGATCTGGGACACCGCCGGCCAGGAACGCTTTCGCGCCGTCACTTCCGCCTACTACCGTGGCGCCTTCGGCACCCTCCTCGTCTACGACATCTCCCGCCGCTCCAGCTTCGACAGCATCGCCCGCTGGCTCGACGAGCTCAACA CACATTCTGATACAACAATCGTGAGGATGCTAGTGGGTAACAAATGTGATCTAGAAACTCTGAGGGAGGTTTCCATCGAGGAGGGAAAAGCGCTTGCTGAAGCAGAGGGTCTTTTCTTCATCGAGACTTCTGCACTCGACTCGACCAATGTGAAGACAGCCTTTGAGATTGTCATCAAGGAGATCTACAATAATGTGAGCAGGAAGGTACTGAACTCTGATTCATATAAAGCAGCGCTATCGGTGCACCGGGTGAGTCTTAATAGAACTGCAGAAGAGGCACAAAAGCAAGGAATGAGCAAGTCTTCATGTTGTTAG